The Rhodothermales bacterium sequence CGACTACGATGTCGGTGTCCACCTCGCGTACAAACGCAAAGACATTGCTGTTGTCTGACGTAAAGATCCTCTCGAGCGGCGCCCCGTGCCGACCATTCCAGAGTGCTCGGTTGTCTCGCTTCAGTCGCAGCAGTGCCTCATACAGATCGGAGTTCGGATGATCCCGCCACACGATCGGATCGCGATCGAAGAAGGCAAGCCGCCTGTCGAGCCCGGCCTCCTGTCCACTGTAGACGAGCGGCATCCCGTTGAAGCTGGACGTCAGCACAGCGAATACCTCTGCCGCGTCGCCGAACAGTTCGCGCGTAGTGCCATGCCACGAGTTCTCGTCGTGATTCGAGGTGAAATACATGCGGTAGGCCTCTGAATTGTACACCATCGCTTCGTTGGCGGCGTAGACGGAGGCACTCGACGCGGTGTCGATCCCGTCAGCGATTCTCTTCAGGACTCCTCCGCCGAAGCCGTATAGACCCCACCCGTACGTCATATCGAATCCGCGGTCATGCCAAGCCGGATCGTCCGCTTCGGCAAGCATCAACAGTCCGGGCTTCGCGGCCCTCAACTCGTTTATGGCGTGCACCCAGAAGTCGGGCGGCATGAAGCTCACTGCATCACAACGGAAACCGTCCACTCCGACATCCAGTGCCCAGAACTTCATCGCGTCGATCATGTAGTCCCGAAGCCCCTGCTTCGAGTAGTCGAGCTCAATGACGTCCGACCAGTTCGTCCCGGGCGGCGGGATGAAGTTGCCGCTGACGTCCTTTGCAAACCACTCGGGCTGGGTTGTTGTCAACACGTGGTCCCACGCCGTGTGGTTGCCGACCCAGTCCATGATCACGTACATGCCGCGTTCATGGACGTCCCGTACCAGCGCCCGAAATTCCTCCAGCGTACCGAACTCCGGGTTCACGGCGAGATGGTCGCGCACGGAATAGTAGCTTCCCAGACTGCCCAGACGCTCCAGCTGTCCGATGGGATGGATCGGCATGAACCACAGGATGCCGACACCGAGACGCTCCAGACGGTCGAGATGCTCCGAGAATCCCGCGAACGTGCCGTCGGCCGAGTACTGGCGAACGTTCACTTCGTAGATGCCCAGGTGGCGACTCCAGTCTTCGTGCCCCTGGGCGACTGTGTGGTTGGCCCCGAACAGAATCGCTGTGCAGATCCAGACGAGAACAATCCTCAATATCGAGCGGCCTTCGGTCTTCGTCATTCAAATCGTGCGTGTAGTTCAATCAAGCGGTGCCTGGCATAGAACGTCTCTGTCTCCGCTCTTATGGAATAGTCGCAGGCTACTGCCACAACCACGTTTCTCTTACTCACTGGTCGTACTCCATACGTTCTTGTCGATCAGCGTTGGCCTATCAACGCACCACCATCCCCTTCCCCTCGACGAAGTCCCCGGCCTGTCGTGAACGCCACGCCCCTGGTATGACACGCCCGGCGTCTTGCGCAGGTACCTATCGTCGTCGAGTTGACTCAGCATGAAATCGGCAACATCGGCACGTGATATCCAACCTTTGATTCGCCGGTCCCGGGTGGAAAAACCATCCCGATAGACACCTGTACGTGGTCCGTCCTTCAGATGAGGTGGGCGGACGATGGTCCAATCCAACGAACTCTGCTTCACGACGGCTTCCTGGCGCTCGTGGTCAGCGAACGCGTGCCGCAGGAATATCGCCACGACAATGTACCTGGTGAAGAACGCCAAGTTGCTTCGACTATCCCCCACGCCAAGTGAGGATAGACTGACGAAACGCTTGACGCCTGTCTGCTCCATAGCCTCAACGACATTTCGCGTTCCCTCCTCTCGAAGCGTAGTCGGGCTCGCGCCAGCGCCGATGGTCGAGAGTACGGCGTCTTGTCCTGCGACGGCGGTTCTCACCGTGGCCGAATCTAGCACGTCGCCGCTCTCAAAACTCAAGCGTTCGTGCTGCAAGTCTTTAACCTTGGCCGGATCGCGAACGTATGCCGAAACGAAATGATCGGCGTCGAGAGCCTGCTTTACCAGTTCTCTTCCCGTGCCCCCCGTTGCCCCGAAAACAAGCAACTTCATCACAAACCTCCTGCTAACTGTCTTGCCGTTGGTTTTGCGTTCGCGGCGCGGCTGGCCGCAGGGTGACGGTCGGTAGAAGGATCCTTCCTGTCAAGAGGGGAATCCCCGAAACCGGAAGTCCCGCCGGCTTCGGCAGCCGAGAGGGTATGTCAATAATTCGCAAGCGATACATTCACCGCTACTATCGCGGCTCGACGTAGTCCCCAGACTCGAGGCGATAGAGATAAACGCCGGAGGAGGGCGGCGGCAGGTGATCGTGCGAAGGTCATACGCTACGACAACGAGGGCTTAGCCACCTGATCCTTGGTAATGAGAGGAGAACGCCCACCAACTAAACAGGCAATTCCTTTCGGTAACATCCCCTTCTTCTCAGTATTAAGCCGACAAACGAAAAGGCCCGGCTCCCTTTCACAGACGCCAGGCCTTTCCCAAGACAACCCTAGCATTCCGTACGAATACGGTAGGAGGTATCTCTATGAGAATTTTATCGACCGTTTGCGTTTTTGTTCTCGCCCTGGCCCTGGGAAGTTGCTCCGACGCTCCAACCACTTCTCTTGAGGTCGAATCAGGTACGATCACCGCAGCAGCAGCGAAGATTGTGTTGCCGGCACCGGGGACATTTGTCCTGGGCGCCAGCGGCAAGGGAGCGGTCCGACACATTCCAGACCCCGAGTGTGGCGTGCTAGACGAAATCGGAGAATTCTTCTTGGTTGACTGTCGGAACCAGATTGCCACCTATAGTCGCAATGGCAATGCCCTGGCGGTCGTGCAGGCGTCAGGTGTGCCCAATCTTACTGGTGAGGTCGTTCATTGGGATGCCTACAATCCAGGCATCGGGTTAATTGAGGGATGGGCCGGCACGATTGATGAGCCACCGTACCCCTGTCTGGTTCTTGGACCCGAACCGAACTGGGAGACGGGGGCGGACCTTCTGTTCACAGTCAAGTGGTCGGCAGTACTTACACCCTCGGGACAGGCTACGTTTAGCTGCCACTACTCTGACAAGTGGGCCTATCAGTGGTAAACAGATCAGGCGTCTTGTCGAAACTGCGCACCGACCGAACCGATGCTCGCGCTTTTCGCGCCAGCTTCGTCGATGTCCTGTGAGGGAACGAAAGGAGTGAGCGACGCTGAGGGACGCTGAGCCGCGTCTCATCGGTACAAACTACGTGTACCCTGCCAGATCGACTCTACCGATATTATTCTGTCCCGCAACAGTATGGAGCCCCTGGCCTCCGCAGTGGCACTGCAGAGGTCAGGGGTTCGACTCCCCTTGGCTCAACCTCGCGGGTGCACGACTCATGGTCGCCAATCCGCCAGTGTCCTCCGTATCGCGACCGCCGCAACGCACCGCGTCACCGCGCAACGACCAGAGTCGATACCCGTGACTGAGTTCCGGCTGTCAGCCGGCAGAAGTAGATACCTGCTGCGAGGTCGGACGCATCGAATCTAGTGGCGTATTCGCCCGGCGGTCTCGGACCGGAGTAAAGCACATCGATCCGCCGGCCAAGAAGATCGTAGACAGTAAGTGTCACTTCTTCCGACCGCTGAAGTGAGTATCTGATGGTCGTGGCAATCCTGAACGGATTCGGATAGTTGGCCCGCAAGACAACATCATCGCGTTGCACCTCGCGCGGGACGGACTCCTCAACCCCAACGGGCTGCACGTTGACAGCAGCGGAGGTAGAGGCGTAGCCCGTCGATCGGGCAGTCACGTCGAAATCACCGACACCTAACGCTTCCAGCACCGCCTTCACATCGCCCGCCACGTCAGTCCTGGCTGCGTTCGGCGTGACCCGCGCAACCGATGGATCACTCACCATGATATGAACCGTCTTGTCGACGGCAGGCCCGCCCGAGGTGGAAGCAACGTTAATCGTCATCTCGGTCGTCCCGCTGAACGCGACGATAATGCCGAACTGTATGAGGTGGCGGTTGACGGAACCCGCTTGCGACGACTCACGGAAACTCCCGACGACGAATACTATGCTTCCTGGTCTCCAGACGGCAGATACATCGTGATGGAGCAAAGAGCGGACGACAATCGAGATATTGTCGTCATGGATAAGGCAGGAGGGCCGCTTCAAAATGTGACCAATCATCCGGCGCGAGATCATCTTCCGGCATGGTCCCCTGATGGTAAACAGATTCTATTTGCATCGCGGCGTAACGGGCCTGACGACGTATATGTAATGGACAGAGACGGAGCCAACGTCCAGAATCTGACTGATGACGCAAGTGTCGATATTATGGCCAAGTGGTCTCCCGACGGCACGCGAATCGTTTTCGTTTCGAATCGCGGCGGCTCCTTTGCGGTTTACGTAATGCAGGCAGACGGCGACGACGTGGAACGGCTTGAGAAGGAGATTGAAGGCGGTCGTTAGCCTGCCATTGCCAGGCCGCTCACGTCTACACACGTTGGCCGCGGCCCTCTCGGCGCGCGACGGCATCAGATGCATGATCATGACATGTAACTCTTGCGCCCACCTGACAACTCCTCCTCTCTGGTGCTAAGGCTGCACAGTCTAATGCCGTTACTGCAAATTGAAACCTGCAGTTATGACCCACGCTTCGGGCTCGGTCACGTCGATCGTACAAACGTTGCCTTGTACGGACGGGCAGGCACCCCAGTTGACAAACACGCTTCCGGGCTGCGCCGTTGCCGTCAGCATGAGGGACGGGTTTCCCTCCAGGTCGTCGAAGGCGTCGGAACAAGAACCCGACGTCGTTCCCAACGTGATCGTACAATTGATGTCAGCGTGTGGGTGACTTGAAGTCACGGTACCCGATCCAGTACCCAGGAGCACGACGGTTACTGAGATTGCCTCTTCGGTCTCTGAGCTTGAGCACGCCGGAAACACCAGTGCACTCGTACCGGCGAGCAGTAACAGCATCAGCGGGAAGGCTACCCTTGACGTGTAATGAGAAAGCATCGATTTCATGCGACGTGGCTATTGACGAATGGGTTGAAGTTGACCAAATCTGATCCGGAATGTAACTGCCACCCCTCTTTCGCAGAATCGACGAGTTATGATCTTGCTCCGACAAAACACGGTTCCGCGCCCTACCTACATGCCAGAAAGGAGGCACAGCCGACGAGTAATGGGGCAGAGAATATGATAGCGCTTGTCTGCGCGCTGCCAAACAAGGCTGGCTTCATTTTCGCCCGCTTGCGCCGGTTTCCTGCTTAGGCGGCGTAGCAGGTTGTGTATTGGCCTGTTGCAGGTCTTGTCGATTGCGGAACCCGGCCTCCTGCCTGGTGCGATTTTGGCGAACGTCTTCGTTATAAGATAGACGCCCCGATGCGCCCTGTCCCGGCGAGCCGGATGGCGAGTCCGGCTCACTTTCGGCCACGGCACACGGCAGTCGGGTTGAGCATCATCATAGGTCCTCCGATCTGATCGGATATATCGTATGGGGCAGCAGCAACTCGTTCTACTGGTTCTCGCGACTACGATCGTCGGCCTGGCGATCACTACCGGGATTCGTGCCTTCGGCGTGAACTCCGCCAGGGCTAACGCCGACGCCATGATTCAGGACGCGCTCCGAATAGCGATGGACGCTCAGGCCTGGAAACAGAAGCCCCAACTGTTGGGAGGCCAGGGACCAAAGCATGCGGCAGACCCCGACAAGTTCAAGGGTGCCACGCTGGCAGCGCTGGGATATCCGGGCGTTGACGACACGTACGTAAATCAGAACGGGCGATTCTCGATCAAGGTTACCGGCAATCGGTTGTTGGTCGTCGGCACAAACGCCATGTTCGACAGTCAGGTCGAGGTGGTCACATGCGGACTCACCGACACCGACATAGTAGGAGAGATCGTTGTCCTTGCTGGTGAGAAGGTTGGTATGACCCCTGGTTGCCCGACGAACAGCTGAACCCGTCTGGGCGTGGTCGTGGCCACCTCGCGTACTTCGTGCCCCTGGGGCTTAACATAGTATCCCGAAGGACGAAGCCTTATCAGCCGGTCCTGTTGGAGTTCTTTGGTCTCAGTTGTGCGCCATCAGCCCTACCCCGACTCACCTTCGACGTGGAACAGCTTGTTGTAGATGCTCCACTTGCCATCCGATTTGAGTAGAGATATCGAGTCGAGAAACGTCATGCCAAGGTAGTCGTCGCGCACGCGGACCGCGGCCGTGCTTCCTGCAACCTCCAACGACAGGATTTCGAGTCGGGCCGGTTCGCCTTTCTCCTTCGGAGAGGGTTGTTGACTTGCAACGAAGCCGGCGAAATCGTCGACCGACATTTCATGAAGTCCGTCTTCCAGGTAGCCAGTGATCTTCGCGTTTGGGTGAAACGCCGCGTGCGCCTTGTCCGCACTGGATTCATACATCGAGTCGAAGTAGGTCTGAATCGTCTCCTGAATTTGCTCTTTGTCGCTCATGGGATTCTCGCTTGGAATTGGTGTTCGGGTCCAGACGATAGGGAATGTGTGCAAAGGTTGCAATGCTATAGGCTATGAGGCTGTTTTGCCGGATGACGGAAACATGACGCGTGATCGCCCGGTCCAAGTGCCCCAACTCAACGTACCGCGCCATGTCCTTCTACATTCTGACGATCCTCATCCTGGCACTGGCAATGGATGCAGAACCTCCCCGTAAATCCACGGAGGTCTCTGATTCAGTGGTGCTCTTCAACTTCAATACCGCCGATGAGACATCCTGGCAGGTCGTCAACGATGGCGTTATGGGAGGGCGTTCTCAGGGATACGTCGCTATTGACGACGGAGCTCTGCGGTTCACCGGCACGCTTGTCACACGCGGCGGTGGGTTTACCTCAGTCCGTGCGGATCGGGGCTTCGACCTCAAGGACTACGAGGGGCTGGAACTCCGCGTCCGCGGTAGCGGGCGTACGTTCGAGGTCGAGGTCGGCGACGGCACCCGCCTCAGGGGACGCACCGTTTCTCGCCGCGCGCCCTTCCAGCCCACTGACGAGTGGACACTGGTGCAGGTGCCGTTCAGCGCGCTCCGCGCGACCGTGTTCGGTCAACCCGTCAGCGCACCGTCGATCGACTTGTCGAGCGTGAAGCGCTTTGGGCTGTACATCCTGGACGGTATAGATGGACCGTTTCGCCTCGAGGTCGACGAGATTCGCGCCTACCGGGCAAGCACCGACTGAGAGGACGCGGTCAATCTTGCCAACGGGAATACGAAAGAGATAGAAACCCCCGGTTTTTTAGCCACTCACTCGTCGCTTCGGGGAGTCGCGTCCTCGTCGTGGCCGGTCATTTCCACGTATCCGCGCCCGACAGGCCTCTCGGTATCACCACGAACCTCGACGGCGCCTTCCCAGTACCTCACTCCAAGATTCATCTCCTGGTTGTCAAGACGCGGAGTGATAAGAACGCTCAGGCCCAACGCCGGAGCCTCAAGGCGCCATTCGGACGGATAGCGTACCCCGGACGCGGGGCTGGTCCAGTAGTCCAACTCCGTGAGTTGAATGTCGTCTCCCGAGATCTGGTTATGGGTTCCGTCCGGCGCTACGAGCGTCGCTTCGACAAAAGGAATCTGCTCGGGCAACCTCGAGCGAACCCGGAAATACATGAGCTCCCGTCCGTCGACGAACTGGAGTGAAAACCAGTCCCATCCAATCTGGTCCTCCCCCAGCGCACTCGTACTCCACTCGTGATCCATCCAGGCCGATCCCGAGACTGAGTGCCTCTCTTCACCGACTTCGATCGCTCCGCGGGCGCTCATTCGCGTGTAGGAATAGTAGTACGACGCATTCCGATCGTCGTAGCTCTTGGGACTGAGGCCTCGGTCGCCGTGGAATACCGCCGGCTTTTCAGGAACGAGCGTCAGATCGAGCGAGAAGTCTTCGCCCCGCGCCCTGATGTCGAAGTTGGGAGATGGCCCCTCACCGACACGAAGGACCCAGTCCCGAACCCAGATCTTGCCCGGCATAGGTCGGCTACCTGCAAGACCTGTCGCTCCACGATCGTTGACTTCCTCGCTGTAGAAAGCACCTCGCGCTATGTCGGTGAGCGCGAGGTGTCCCGTATACAGTTGGTTCGTCCGCCAGGCGGAAACACCAATGGTGGATCGGTCCACACGTTCGTCTTCGCCTGCGTCGGGGGGCGGTGTCAGCGCCGTACGAAAGATCGTAAACTGAAAGCCGAACTCACGTCCATCCCGAGCTTGCAGGTGGCCTGTGTAGTACCACCATTCGGTCTTGAATTCAGGGTGAGCGCCATGATCTCGTGGAAAGACAATTGGTATGACCCGGTCCGCACGCCGGTATCCGACCGTGTCCGCGCCGAGCGCCGACGTTACCGAAAGCGTGGTTGACGAATCCTCAGATGTCGGTCCCGACATCAACAACAGATATGTGACCGAGGCGAACACCAGAACGGCCAGTAGCACAATGATTCCGCGCATGTCTACTCGTACCGGAGAGCTGATGAGGGATTGATACGCGACATGACCCAGGAAGGATAAAGACCTGCAAGGATCGCGGCCCCCGTCGCCAGCAAGATCGTGTAGACCATGTCGGCTGGATCGAGACTCACCTCCAACGTCCAGCCAAACGATCTGCGATTGATCACATGAATGAGCAACAACGCGAGGACCGAACCCAGCGGTACCGAGAGTATTCCCGCCAGGAGACCCATGCCGCCCGTCTGAAGACTCACGTATCCCCACACCTGGCCCACCGACATTCCATTCGCCCTCAGCACGGCAATCTCTCTCGATCGTTCCAGCTGCAGCGCCATCAATGCGCTCAGTACCCCGATAAAAGCCACCACAATTGCGAGCAAGCGGAGCACGGACGTTATCGCAAACGTGCGGTCGAAGATGTCGAGGGAAATACCCCGAAGCGCTGCATTCGATTGAGCGACCAGCTCCTGACGGCCGGCGCTTCGACTCTCGATCTGTCGTATCAAGTCGCTTTCCGCCACACCCTGGGTGGCGTACAGGGCGAGACCCGCTATTCCCGGGTCGCCGAGGTGTCGTGTGAACGTGCTTCTCGCCATCAGTACGGTTCCGACGTCAGACGCGTAGTCGACATACACTCCGGCAATACGGAAGCGCCGAATTCCCTCCGGCGTAGTCAACTCAATGTGACCGCCCACGCCACGGTCGTGTCGATAGCTAAACGGCTCGGACAGCAATAGGATGTCCTCATCTTCCAGCCGGGTCCAGAGGTCTTCCGAACCGGATCGTAGACGAAACGTGCGGGGCGTCATAGGTCCGGGCTCGATCACCACGGCGTCTACTGTCCCCAGGTCGGTCTGAATCGCCTTATGTGCGACGCTGTACGAATCGCTCACTCCCGGAAGTCCACGCAGCTCTTCGGCGAGTGCGGCTTCGATGAGGCTGTCGCCGCGCCGTGCAATGACGCGCGGCGGCTGCACGTAGACGTCAGCCTGGAGCGTGTAAGAAAGCCACTGCTCGACAGTCCCCCGAAAACTGTTCACCATGATTCCGACGGCCAGCGTCGCTGCGACCGCGACTGCCAGCGCTGCGATTGCAACCCCGGTGCGACTGAGGCTTGCGACAATGGCCCTTGCAGCCATCCTGCCGAGAGTGCCGAGTGCCGACCCGAAGATCCTCCTCAAGAAATAACAACCGACCGTGACGGCAACAGGCGTCAGCAGCACAAACATCACGATCACAAAGAACAGTCCGGCGTAGCCCGTCCAGACGCTCTTTCCGGACAAGGCGATCAGAGCGATGGCTACCATCAGAGGTCCGATCGCGAACACGGCAAGGCGCCGGGCATCCAGCCGCGCCCTGGACTCCAGTGAGGACGACCGAAGCACTGTGGCTACGTCAACTGAAGTTGCCTCCATGGCCGGCGGCACCGCCGACAAGCTCGTCGCCAGTACGCCAAGAGCCAAGGCCTTCAAAAGCACGGCCGGGGAAAGGTCCACCGACGAAACTGTCAGTACGAAGTAAAGGTCGTTGATTGTCTGCGTAGCCAGGCCTATCAGACCCTTCGACAGCAGTACGCCCAGAGCAAGCCCGACTATAGATGCTGGCAGGCCGACCAGCAGACTCTCGAGCAGAACCATAAGAAACACCTGACGGCGGGAGACGCCGATGGCCCGAAGTCGACCGATCAAGATCCTGCGCTGTACGACTGAGAAAGTGATCGTGTTGTAGATGAGAAACATGCCCACCATCAGCGCGAGCAAGCTGAGCGCGGACAGGTTCACCTCAAACGCCCGGGTCATATCGCCGACAACCTGGGTCCGACTGTCCGACCGCTGTATGACCAGCCCGCCACGCAGACGCGAGGTGAGCAACGTAATATCTTCCTGTCCGGCATCGCCTTCAGCGATCCGGACGTCAATGCGCGAGAGGCTACCCGCCATGCTCAGCAGTTCCTGCCCGGTCGAAATATCGACGACCAGGACTCCGGTCAAACCCTTGTTGCCGCCTCCCTCGGACGCTTCCACAAATCCACCGACGGTCACCTCTTTCTCAATCCCGTCTATTCGCATCCGAAGCGCTTGATCAGCCTCCAGGCCGCATTGGTCCGCGAGATTCCTGTCCACCAGCGCCGTGCGACTCGATAAAAAACGTCCCAGGTCGAGATCCGTACGCCGAACGAGACCCCGAACCTCGCCGTCGGCCAGAGGATCAATGCCAATGATTCGAACAATCCGCCGATCGCACGACGGAAGGCGCGCGTAACCCTCGATGAGTGGTGCAAGGCGAACCCCTGTTCGGGCGGTTGCCAGCGCGACGTACACCGAATCAGGAAGTTCTCCGGACGACGCGACGATCTGGTGGGTAGCCGTTCCGGTGACGGCGTCGGCCGAGAGCCGAAACGCCCGCGATGCGCTGTGGTTGGTCAGGTCAATTCCGGCAACAACGGCGACTCCGATAGCAACACCGGAGATCGACAGCAGGAGCATCCATGGGTGGCGTGCGAAATGCCGAAGACTTGAACGGAAGAGCAATCTGGTCATCAGCGCCCCACCGATTCGGCGGTCGCTTCTATCACCTTGCCTTCACGCATGAGCAGCAGCCGGTCTGCACGCTCGACAAAATCCGTGTCGTGAGTGACCACGAGCATCGTCTTGCCATCCTGGCGCACAAGTTCTACGAAGAGATGCATTACGCCACGACCAGACTGATAGTCAAGGTTGCCCGTAGGCTCATCAGCCAGCACAAGAACTGGATCGTGAGCCAGAGCTCTTACAAGGGCAACCCGCTGCTGCTCGCCGCCGGACAATCGGTCGGGGTAACTATGCGCGCGATCGACAAGGCCGACCCGATCGAGAAGCGCCCGCGCACGGGCTTCTCGACCATTCTCTCTTCCGGCCAGCTCCATCGGAAGCAGCACGTTTTCCAGGACGGTCAGTGTATTTATCAGGTTGAAGGCCTGAAACACGAAGCCGATGCGATGTCGCCGGAAATGCGTGAGCTCCCGCTCGTTCATGCCGGAGACATCGACTCCGCCGACCTCTACACTGCCAGACGTAGGCCGATCGAGCCCTCCGAGAAGGTTGAGAAGCGTACTCTTGCCGGCTCCGCTGCGTCCGAACAGGACCGTGAGCTCGCCCTGGCGCAACTCGAGATCAACTCCGCGCAGAACACGATGGAGCTGATCGCCTTCCTGAAAATCCTTCGTGACGGCGTTAAGCCGCGCCGCTGGCTGTTCGACGGTCAATGTCTGTCCACCAGAATTCTACAAGCGCAGCATTTGACTCTCAGTAGGCCAACTGGTTCGGCGTCCGAGCTGATCCGCGCCACCAGGCCTGTCATCTACGCTTCGAACGTCATTTGTTCATCCCGCATCCGCGATCCCACTCCCCGAATGACCCAGGACGCGCTCCGCCACGGAAAGTCCGCTGAGAAATGCACCTTCGATCCGCGAGCCGTGACACCAGTCCCCACACGCACCGACAGCGAGAGCGTCATCCCACAGACAGCCCTCGCTCAGGGGAGTGGCCGCCTGGGCGTATCGCCACAGGTGAGAATTCAAATGCAGTACGGCGGTTTCGGGCGCGCCCGATGCTTCGAGAAGGCTCGTCAGGAGTACCGAGCCGACATCCGCTGCCTGCCATCCGATATGACGTTGCGACCATTCCGGGGATGCGTGCAGTACCCACGATTCGTACTCGGGACGCCCGGGCTTGCTGTTGTTTCGTGCAGCCCAGCTAAGAATGTCGTCATCCATGAACAGCCCGTCTGCCTTGAGTGACAGCGGCCTGTCGAATACGACCAGCGACGCCCAACAGGGCTGCATCTCAACCGAGGATGCCTTGTCCGCCAGGGAAGGGGAACTCGTGAGTAGCTTGCACGCCTGCTCCGGCGGAAGTGCAACGACAACCGCGTCGTAATTTCCGAGAGACTCGTTGTCTCCATCCAGAAGT is a genomic window containing:
- a CDS encoding T9SS type A sorting domain-containing protein, whose protein sequence is MTKTEGRSILRIVLVWICTAILFGANHTVAQGHEDWSRHLGIYEVNVRQYSADGTFAGFSEHLDRLERLGVGILWFMPIHPIGQLERLGSLGSYYSVRDHLAVNPEFGTLEEFRALVRDVHERGMYVIMDWVGNHTAWDHVLTTTQPEWFAKDVSGNFIPPPGTNWSDVIELDYSKQGLRDYMIDAMKFWALDVGVDGFRCDAVSFMPPDFWVHAINELRAAKPGLLMLAEADDPAWHDRGFDMTYGWGLYGFGGGVLKRIADGIDTASSASVYAANEAMVYNSEAYRMYFTSNHDENSWHGTTRELFGDAAEVFAVLTSSFNGMPLVYSGQEAGLDRRLAFFDRDPIVWRDHPNSDLYEALLRLKRDNRALWNGRHGAPLERIFTSDNSNVFAFVREVDTDIVVVVVNLSDQPRGVTLSGTRTPGTYQDAFSGQNVTLDAGAAVNLDPWGYVVYHAGGSATGLEGALGGQAGMSLSSPYPNPVRARARAAYSLRRASEVSVSVFDVLGRQVTVLASGTQPAGTYEMSFDATGLPSGVYFYRLETEDYVETKRIVVVK
- a CDS encoding SDR family oxidoreductase, coding for MKLLVFGATGGTGRELVKQALDADHFVSAYVRDPAKVKDLQHERLSFESGDVLDSATVRTAVAGQDAVLSTIGAGASPTTLREEGTRNVVEAMEQTGVKRFVSLSSLGVGDSRSNLAFFTRYIVVAIFLRHAFADHERQEAVVKQSSLDWTIVRPPHLKDGPRTGVYRDGFSTRDRRIKGWISRADVADFMLSQLDDDRYLRKTPGVSYQGRGVHDRPGTSSRGRGWWCVDRPTLIDKNVWSTTSE
- a CDS encoding T9SS type A sorting domain-containing protein yields the protein MTINVASTSGGPAVDKTVHIMVSDPSVARVTPNAARTDVAGDVKAVLEALGVGDFDVTARSTGYASTSAAVNVQPVGVEESVPREVQRDDVVLRANYPNPFRIATTIRYSLQRSEEVTLTVYDLLGRRIDVLYSGPRPPGEYATRFDASDLAAGIYFCRLTAGTQSRVSTLVVAR
- a CDS encoding nuclear transport factor 2 family protein yields the protein MSDKEQIQETIQTYFDSMYESSADKAHAAFHPNAKITGYLEDGLHEMSVDDFAGFVASQQPSPKEKGEPARLEILSLEVAGSTAAVRVRDDYLGMTFLDSISLLKSDGKWSIYNKLFHVEGESG
- a CDS encoding CIA30 family protein yields the protein MSFYILTILILALAMDAEPPRKSTEVSDSVVLFNFNTADETSWQVVNDGVMGGRSQGYVAIDDGALRFTGTLVTRGGGFTSVRADRGFDLKDYEGLELRVRGSGRTFEVEVGDGTRLRGRTVSRRAPFQPTDEWTLVQVPFSALRATVFGQPVSAPSIDLSSVKRFGLYILDGIDGPFRLEVDEIRAYRASTD
- a CDS encoding carotenoid 1,2-hydratase, with protein sequence MRGIIVLLAVLVFASVTYLLLMSGPTSEDSSTTLSVTSALGADTVGYRRADRVIPIVFPRDHGAHPEFKTEWWYYTGHLQARDGREFGFQFTIFRTALTPPPDAGEDERVDRSTIGVSAWRTNQLYTGHLALTDIARGAFYSEEVNDRGATGLAGSRPMPGKIWVRDWVLRVGEGPSPNFDIRARGEDFSLDLTLVPEKPAVFHGDRGLSPKSYDDRNASYYYSYTRMSARGAIEVGEERHSVSGSAWMDHEWSTSALGEDQIGWDWFSLQFVDGRELMYFRVRSRLPEQIPFVEATLVAPDGTHNQISGDDIQLTELDYWTSPASGVRYPSEWRLEAPALGLSVLITPRLDNQEMNLGVRYWEGAVEVRGDTERPVGRGYVEMTGHDEDATPRSDE
- a CDS encoding FtsX-like permease family protein → MTRLLFRSSLRHFARHPWMLLLSISGVAIGVAVVAGIDLTNHSASRAFRLSADAVTGTATHQIVASSGELPDSVYVALATARTGVRLAPLIEGYARLPSCDRRIVRIIGIDPLADGEVRGLVRRTDLDLGRFLSSRTALVDRNLADQCGLEADQALRMRIDGIEKEVTVGGFVEASEGGGNKGLTGVLVVDISTGQELLSMAGSLSRIDVRIAEGDAGQEDITLLTSRLRGGLVIQRSDSRTQVVGDMTRAFEVNLSALSLLALMVGMFLIYNTITFSVVQRRILIGRLRAIGVSRRQVFLMVLLESLLVGLPASIVGLALGVLLSKGLIGLATQTINDLYFVLTVSSVDLSPAVLLKALALGVLATSLSAVPPAMEATSVDVATVLRSSSLESRARLDARRLAVFAIGPLMVAIALIALSGKSVWTGYAGLFFVIVMFVLLTPVAVTVGCYFLRRIFGSALGTLGRMAARAIVASLSRTGVAIAALAVAVAATLAVGIMVNSFRGTVEQWLSYTLQADVYVQPPRVIARRGDSLIEAALAEELRGLPGVSDSYSVAHKAIQTDLGTVDAVVIEPGPMTPRTFRLRSGSEDLWTRLEDEDILLLSEPFSYRHDRGVGGHIELTTPEGIRRFRIAGVYVDYASDVGTVLMARSTFTRHLGDPGIAGLALYATQGVAESDLIRQIESRSAGRQELVAQSNAALRGISLDIFDRTFAITSVLRLLAIVVAFIGVLSALMALQLERSREIAVLRANGMSVGQVWGYVSLQTGGMGLLAGILSVPLGSVLALLLIHVINRRSFGWTLEVSLDPADMVYTILLATGAAILAGLYPSWVMSRINPSSALRYE
- a CDS encoding ABC transporter ATP-binding protein gives rise to the protein MTVEQPAARLNAVTKDFQEGDQLHRVLRGVDLELRQGELTVLFGRSGAGKSTLLNLLGGLDRPTSGSVEVGGVDVSGMNERELTHFRRHRIGFVFQAFNLINTLTVLENVLLPMELAGRENGREARARALLDRVGLVDRAHSYPDRLSGGEQQRVALVRALAHDPVLVLADEPTGNLDYQSGRGVMHLFVELVRQDGKTMLVVTHDTDFVERADRLLLMREGKVIEATAESVGR
- a CDS encoding FAD-dependent oxidoreductase codes for the protein MFSTEPVSENVYSDVSAVAVVGAGISGLVAARTLSDHNVPVHVFDKGRAPGGRASTRRQGDFEFDHGAQYFTARDERFVTQVRSWLRDGVVQTWDGEIGVARRGSVVSKTTSVERYVGVPRMSALARNLSSGIRADSGTFVADVERVGHRWRLLDGDNESLGNYDAVVVALPPEQACKLLTSSPSLADKASSVEMQPCWASLVVFDRPLSLKADGLFMDDDILSWAARNNSKPGRPEYESWVLHASPEWSQRHIGWQAADVGSVLLTSLLEASGAPETAVLHLNSHLWRYAQAATPLSEGCLWDDALAVGACGDWCHGSRIEGAFLSGLSVAERVLGHSGSGIADAG